GGCGGACTACGCCGGCGCGGACCGCACCGAGCTGGAGGAGCTGATCCGGCCCACCGGCTTCTACCGGGCCAAGGCGAACTCGCTGATGGGTCTGGGCGCCGCGCTCGTGGAGCGGTTCGACGGCGAGGTGCCGGGACGGCTGGCGGACCTGGTCACGCTGCCCGGCGTGGGCCGCAAGACCGCGAACGTCGTGCTCGGCAACGCGTTCGACGTGCCCGGCATCACGGTGGACACGCACTTCGGCCGCCTGGTGCGCCGCTGGGGCTGGACCACCGAGGAGGACCCGGTCAAGGTCGAGCACGCGGTCGGTGAGCTCATCCCCCGCAAGGAGTGGACCATGCTCTCGCACCGGGTGATCTTCCACGGCCGCCGCATCTGCCACGCGCGGAAACCGGCGTGCGGCGCGTGCCCGCTCGCGCGGGACTGCCCCTCCTACGGCACCGGGCCGACCGGGTTCGAGGAGGCCGCGAAGCTGGTCAAGGGCCCGGAGCGGGACCACCTGCTCGCGATGGTGACCGCGCGGTGACCACGGCGACCAAATGGGCGCTCGCGGCGGGCGTGCTGGTGCTCGCGGTGATCGTGGCCGTGCTGCCGCGCGTCCGCTCCGCGGACTCACCGGCCGCCGGCCCGGACCTCACCGCCCCCCGCGCCGCCGCGGCCCTGCCCGCGTGCCCGGCCGGCACCGGCACGGTGCCGCAGCTCGCCGGGGTGACCACCGAATGCCTCGGCGACGGCGCGACGGTCGACCTCGGCAGCGCGCTGGCCGGCCAGGTGACCGTGGTCAACGTGTGGGCCACCTGGTGCCAGCCGTGCCGCACCGAGCTGCCCGTGCTCCAGCGCTACGCCGGCGAGCCGGGCGCCGCGCGCGTGCTCACGGTGCAGGTGCAGAGCAAGCCGGACGACGGCCTCAAGCTGCTCACCGACCTCGGCGTCCGCTTGCCGACGGTGTTCGACGGCGACGGCGGGACCGGCCCGGTCCGGGAGGCGCTCAAGGTGCCGCCCGCGCTGCCCGCGTCCTACCTGGTCACCGCGGACGGACGGGTCCGCTTCATCGAGAGCCCACGCACGTTCACCGATCCTGAGCAGGTGCGTGAGGTCGTCCGGAGGCTGTCGTGAAGGGACCGCTGGTCGATCCGGCGACGGTGCCGGGCTGGCTGCGCCCGCTGGTCGAGGCCAGCGGGGAACTGGACTCGACCGCGTTCACCCGGTTCACCCCGCCCGAGGACGAGCTGACCCGGGCCGCTTCCGTGCTGATCCTGTTCGGCGACGGCGCGCGCGGGCCGGACGTCCTGCTGCTGCGCCGCGCCGACACGCTCGGCTCGCACGCCGGGCAGGTGGCCTTCCCCGGTGGCGGCGCGGAGCCCGGCGACGCCGACGTGGTCGCCACCGCGCTGCGCGAGGCCGAGGAGGAAACCGGCGTCGACCCGGCCGGGGTGCGGCCGGTCGCGGTGCTGCCCCAGCTGTTCATCCCGGTGTCCCGGTTCGCGGTGACTCCGGTGCTCGCCCACTGGCGCCGGCCGTCGCCGGTGCACGCCGTCGACCCGGCCGAGACCGCGGCGGTCGCGAGGGTGCCGCTCGCCGAACTGGCGGACCCGGCCAACCGGTTCCAGGTGCGGCGGCCCGGTACCGGGTACCGCGGACCGGCCTTCACGGTCGACGGGATGTTCGTGTGGGGGTTCACCGCCGGGCTGCTGACCGTTCTGCTGGAGCTGGGTGGCTGGGCACGCGAGTGGGACCGCGCCGACGTGCGGGATCTTGACGTAGCGTTGCGCGATCATCTGCTCGCGACCGAAGGGGAGACGCAGTGAACTGGGTCGACCTCCTGGTCATCCTGCTGGCGCTGGTGGCGGCGGTGTCCGGCGCCCGCCAGGGTGTGGTGATCGCGCTGCCCGCACTGGTCGGCGTGATCGGCGGCGCCGTGCTCGGTATCCGGATCGCGCCGTGGGTCGTGGGGTTGTTCGACAACCCCGCAGCCAAGGTCGCCTTCGCTGTCGCGACGGTGGTGTTCCTGGTGGCGCTGGGTGAGACGCTCGGCGTGTGGCTGGGCCGGCGGTTCAAGTACGCGGTCAAGCGACGGGTCAACACCGACAAGCTGACCGGCATCGACCAGACGCTGGGCGCGATCGTGCAGGCGGTCGTGGTGTTCGTGGTGGCGTGGCTGATCGCGGTGCCGCTCACCGGCGTTGCGGCGCTGCCCGGCCTGGCGCGGGCGATCAACAACTCGACCGTGCTCGGCACGGTCGACAAGGCGATGCCCCCGGCGGCCGCGGGGCTGCCGAGCGAGCTGCGCAAACTGCTCGACGTCTCCGGCTTCCCGTCCATTGTGGACCCGTTCCAGAAGACGCCGATCAACGACACCGCGCCGCCGGACGCGGCGCTGCAGGACAGCGCGACCGTGCAACAGGTGCGCGGCAGCGTGCTGAAGATCCGCGGCACCGCCGAATCCTGCTCACGGACGCTGGAGGGCAGCGGGTTCGTGATCGCCCCGCAGCGGGTCATGACGAACGCGCACGTGGTGGCCGGCACCGAGACGACGGCGGTGGAGACCACGGCCGGGCGGCTGCCGGCGCGGGTCGTGTACTTCGACCCGGAGGTCGACGTGGCGGTGCTCGCGGTGCCCCGGCTGGACGCGCCGCCGCTGACGCTGGCCAGCCAGCCGGCGAAGGCGGGGGACAGCGCGATCGTGCTGGGCTATCCGCTGGACGGCCCATTCCGGGCGACGCCGGCCCGCGTCCGCAACCAGATCACCCTCCAGGGCCCGGACATCTACGACTCGCGCACTGTGCGCCGGGACGTGTACACGGTGCGGGCGCAGGTGCGCAGCGGGAACTCGGGGGGTCCGCTGGTGGCTCCGAACGGCCAGGTGGTCGGCGTGGTGTTCGGGGCGTCGGTGGAGGACTCGGACACCGGCTTCACCCTGACCGGCAACCAGGTGCGACCGGTGATCGAGTCCGCGTCCGCGTTGAGCGCCCGGGTCTCGACGGGCAACTGCGCCGCCTGACCCCACCCCGCACGTCGTGTTCGCCGCCCCGCGCGCCGTGTTCGCCGCCCCGGCCGCCGTGTCGGCCGCTCCGCGCGCCGTGTTCGCCGCTCCACGTGGCGTGTTGGCCGTCCCGGCCGCCGTGTCGGCCGCTCCGCGCGCCGTGTTCGCCGCTCCGCGCGCCGTGTTGGCCGTCCCGGGTGGCGTGTTGGCTGCTCCCGGCGCTGTGTGGCACATCGCGTGCCGCGGCAGCGGCCTCGCTCAGGTCCGCGCCAGGAAGTCCAGCAGCGCCTTCGTGGTCGGCTCGGGCGCCTCGAGGTGCGGGAAGTGGCCGATGCCGTCCAGTTCGTCCATCGCCGAGCGCGGGCCGCGCCACGGGGCCGACGCGCGGGCGGTTTCCGGCAGCACGCACGGGTCCGCGGCACCGTGGATCTGCAGCACCGGGGCCGGCACGCGGGCGCTCACCTCGGTCGCGAACCGCCGCCCCTCGCCGCGGAACTGCGCCCGGAACGCCCACCGGTAGTACTCCAGCGCGCTGTGCGCGACGCCGGGGATGAGCATGGCCTCGCGGAACAGCGCAGAGCTCGTGT
The sequence above is a segment of the Amycolatopsis viridis genome. Coding sequences within it:
- the nth gene encoding endonuclease III is translated as MLRCLAEAYPGAHCELDFTTPLELLVAVVLSAQTTDVRVNEVTPALFARYRTAADYAGADRTELEELIRPTGFYRAKANSLMGLGAALVERFDGEVPGRLADLVTLPGVGRKTANVVLGNAFDVPGITVDTHFGRLVRRWGWTTEEDPVKVEHAVGELIPRKEWTMLSHRVIFHGRRICHARKPACGACPLARDCPSYGTGPTGFEEAAKLVKGPERDHLLAMVTAR
- a CDS encoding NUDIX hydrolase; amino-acid sequence: MKGPLVDPATVPGWLRPLVEASGELDSTAFTRFTPPEDELTRAASVLILFGDGARGPDVLLLRRADTLGSHAGQVAFPGGGAEPGDADVVATALREAEEETGVDPAGVRPVAVLPQLFIPVSRFAVTPVLAHWRRPSPVHAVDPAETAAVARVPLAELADPANRFQVRRPGTGYRGPAFTVDGMFVWGFTAGLLTVLLELGGWAREWDRADVRDLDVALRDHLLATEGETQ
- a CDS encoding MarP family serine protease; translation: MNWVDLLVILLALVAAVSGARQGVVIALPALVGVIGGAVLGIRIAPWVVGLFDNPAAKVAFAVATVVFLVALGETLGVWLGRRFKYAVKRRVNTDKLTGIDQTLGAIVQAVVVFVVAWLIAVPLTGVAALPGLARAINNSTVLGTVDKAMPPAAAGLPSELRKLLDVSGFPSIVDPFQKTPINDTAPPDAALQDSATVQQVRGSVLKIRGTAESCSRTLEGSGFVIAPQRVMTNAHVVAGTETTAVETTAGRLPARVVYFDPEVDVAVLAVPRLDAPPLTLASQPAKAGDSAIVLGYPLDGPFRATPARVRNQITLQGPDIYDSRTVRRDVYTVRAQVRSGNSGGPLVAPNGQVVGVVFGASVEDSDTGFTLTGNQVRPVIESASALSARVSTGNCAA
- a CDS encoding TlpA family protein disulfide reductase translates to MTTATKWALAAGVLVLAVIVAVLPRVRSADSPAAGPDLTAPRAAAALPACPAGTGTVPQLAGVTTECLGDGATVDLGSALAGQVTVVNVWATWCQPCRTELPVLQRYAGEPGAARVLTVQVQSKPDDGLKLLTDLGVRLPTVFDGDGGTGPVREALKVPPALPASYLVTADGRVRFIESPRTFTDPEQVREVVRRLS